The Geomonas ferrireducens DNA segment CCTCAGCGCGCAGGAGGGGTTGGAGACCATAGAGCGGGAGCGCCCGGAGCTGGTCCTTTTGGACTACATGATGCCCAACATGGACGGTCTCACCGCCCTGAGGGAGATCAAGCGGCTCTACAGCGACACCTACGTCATCATGTTCACCGGCAAGGGAAGCGAGGAAATCGCCGTCGAGCTGATGAAGGCGGGGGCGTCGGACTACATCCTCAAGCCCTTCAACAACCAGGACCTCGTCGAGCGGATCGAGAGCGTGCTGAAGCTGCGCGGTATCGAGCTGCAAAACCGCGCACTCTTGAGCGAGCGGGAGCGGCTTTTGGCCGAGATCGCGGACTGGAACCGGGAACTCGAGGCGCGCGTGCAGGAAAAGAGCGAGGCGCTTTCCAGGGCCCAGGCCGAGGTGGTGCAGTCTGAGAAGCTCGCCTCGCTTGGCTACCTCTCCGCCGGGATGGCGCACGAGATCAGAAACCCGCTCAACTCGATCGCGCTCTTCGTCCAGTTGATTAAGAGCGGGCTGGACGAGCCGGAGCGCGAGGAGTACGTCGACAAGATCCTCAAGGAAGTGGACCGGATCGACAACATCCTCGGCAAGCTCCTCGACGCCGCGAAGCGCCCGAAGTTCGAGATCAGCGAGGTCCGGGTGGACCGGGTTCTCGAGCACACCCTCGATGCCTTCACCCCGCAACTGCGCCAGAAGCGGATCAAGGTGGTGCGCGACTTCAGAAGCCTTCCTCCCGCCATAAAGGCCGACCCCATGGAGATCGAGCAGATCTTCACCAACCTCTTTTTGAACTCGATCCACGTCATGCCGGAGGAGGGGACCCTCACCGTGTCCCTCGAGGAGGAACAGGATTTCCTCACGGTGCGTGTCGCCGACACCGGTCCCGGCATCCCCCCCGAGAACCTTCCCAACATCTTCGATCCCTTCTTCACCACGAACAGCCGCGGCACCGGTCTCGGGCTCTCGGTTGTGCTGCGCATCGTCAAGACCTACAAGGGCAAGATCGAGGTGGAAAAGAGCGACCCCGCCGGCACCACCTTCGCGGTGCGCCTGCCGCTTAACGCGCCGAGATAAAAGGGTGCTTTCCGCTTTTCTTTTCGACCGCATTTTTGTATGATGTCGCATTCCACACGCCTTGAGGTCGAAATGACAGCAGAGAGCAGGGGCCGCATCCTCCTGGTAGACGACGACAAGTTCTTCCTGAAGGTGATGTCCGACGCCTTCACGGGTGCGGACTTCGCCGTAGTGACCGCAGAGGATGGCCTGTGCGGCGTCGAGGCCTATGCCGCCGGCGATTTCGACGTTGTCATCCTCGACCTCATCATGCCCCGCATGGGAGGGGTGAGCGCCTCCCTGGAGATGGGGCGCCTGGCGAGGGAGCCGGAGCCGATCTTCATCCTGTTGACCTCGATGTTCCAGGGCGCCCCGCACGAACACCCGATTCCCGAAATGGGAGCAAAGGTGCACATCCCGAAATCAACCTCTCCTCTGGACATCGTCATCATCGTCGAGCAGCTCCTGGAAAGAAAACGGCGCGGCGCCGGCGCCGCCTGACGGAAACCCCATGCCATTTTTGTTACGTAACCTCACCCTGAGCCCGGGCGTCGAGGAGAGTGCGCTGCGTCCTTTGGCCGCCGCCGGCCTGGGCGTGCGCGAAGCAGAGATCACGGAGCTCACCCTGGTGAAAAAGGGTGTGGACGCCCGGAAGAAAGGGGCCATCAAGCTGGTCTACACGGTCCGGGTATCGCTCGCCGACGAGTCGCGGGTGAAGCCCAAGGGGGACGTGACGCGGGTGGAGCCGCCTGCCGCGCCCCGCTTCCCGCGTCTCTCCTCTTCCGAGCGCATCGTCATCGTCGGCATGGGCCCGGCGGGGCTTTTCGCCGCGTTGAGACTCGCCGAGTACGGCCTTACCGCCCGGATCCTCGAGCGTGGGCGCGACGTGGAGCGGCGCGCGAAGGACGTCTCCCGTTTCTGGCGCCTGGGTGAGCTGTGCGCAGAGAGCAACGTGCAGTTCGGGGAAGGGGGCGCCGGCACCTTCTCGGACGGGAAACTCACCACCCGTGTGAAGGACGCGAACTGCGGCTGGGTGCTCCAGCGCTTCGTCGACTTCGGAGCGCCGCCCGAGATCCTCTACGCGTCGAAGCCGCACATCGGCACCGACCGGCTGCGCGCGGTGGTGCGCGGCATCCGCGAGCGGCTCATCGCCTCGGGCTTTTCCGTCGGCTTCGAGCAGAGGCTGACCGGGATCGGGATGGCCGCCGGCCGGGTGGCGAGCGTCATGGTGAACGAGACCGGCGAGGAGCCGTGCGACACGCTCGTGCTGGCACCCGGGCACAGCGCACGCGACACCTACGCCCTGTTGCACGCCATTGGGGTCAACATGGAACAAAAGCCGTTCGCGGTGGGGCTCAGGGTGGAGCACCCGCAGGCCCTGATCAACGAGATTCAGTACGGCCGGAACGCGCACCCCTCGCTCCCCGCGGCGGAGTACTTCCAGGCCTACAACAACGAGCGAACCGGCCGCTCCGCCTACTCCTTCTGCATGTGCCCGGGCGGGGTGGTGGTGGCATCCTCCTCGGAGACCGGCGGGGTGGTGGTGAACGGCATGAGCGGCTACCGCAGAAACGGCCCCTTCGCCAACAGCGCCCTCGTGGCGACCGTCGGGCCCGCGGATTTCGCCGGGGCTTCCCCGCTTGCCGGGGTCGAGTTCCAGCGCGAGTTGGAGCGGCGCGCCTTCAACGCCGGTGGGGGAGGGTACCTCGCCCCGGCCCAGAGCCTCATGGGCTTTCTCGGCAAGGGTGTGGGGCGGATACACGCGAGCTACCGCCCCGGTGTTACCGAGTACGACCTCGTCTCGCTGCTTCCCGCGCCGGTTGCGGCGACGCTAAGGGAGGGGATCGAGTACTTCGACCGGAAGATGCGCGGCTTCATCTCGGCCGAGGCGACGCTTACCGGCGTGGAGACGCGGACCTCTGCCCCGTTGCGCATCGTGAGAGGGGAAGATCTGCAGTCGAAAAGCCATAACGGCCTCTACCCGACCGGGGAGGGGGCAGGCTACGCCGGCGGCATCATGAGCGCTGCTCTCGACGGCATCCGGGTGGCCGACGCCATCGCGGCGAGGATCGCCGCCGGGCGCTAGAGCTGCCGCACCGTATCAGCATGATTTTTATTACAAGGAGCCCTACTTGAAAAAGACCGTTGCCGAAATAAAAGACCGCGACATCGTAGAG contains these protein-coding regions:
- a CDS encoding hybrid sensor histidine kinase/response regulator; the protein is MSDVEKAPRGRVLIVDDEKVILDLTGIILRNRGYQVYTALSAQEGLETIERERPELVLLDYMMPNMDGLTALREIKRLYSDTYVIMFTGKGSEEIAVELMKAGASDYILKPFNNQDLVERIESVLKLRGIELQNRALLSERERLLAEIADWNRELEARVQEKSEALSRAQAEVVQSEKLASLGYLSAGMAHEIRNPLNSIALFVQLIKSGLDEPEREEYVDKILKEVDRIDNILGKLLDAAKRPKFEISEVRVDRVLEHTLDAFTPQLRQKRIKVVRDFRSLPPAIKADPMEIEQIFTNLFLNSIHVMPEEGTLTVSLEEEQDFLTVRVADTGPGIPPENLPNIFDPFFTTNSRGTGLGLSVVLRIVKTYKGKIEVEKSDPAGTTFAVRLPLNAPR
- a CDS encoding NAD(P)/FAD-dependent oxidoreductase; translation: MPFLLRNLTLSPGVEESALRPLAAAGLGVREAEITELTLVKKGVDARKKGAIKLVYTVRVSLADESRVKPKGDVTRVEPPAAPRFPRLSSSERIVIVGMGPAGLFAALRLAEYGLTARILERGRDVERRAKDVSRFWRLGELCAESNVQFGEGGAGTFSDGKLTTRVKDANCGWVLQRFVDFGAPPEILYASKPHIGTDRLRAVVRGIRERLIASGFSVGFEQRLTGIGMAAGRVASVMVNETGEEPCDTLVLAPGHSARDTYALLHAIGVNMEQKPFAVGLRVEHPQALINEIQYGRNAHPSLPAAEYFQAYNNERTGRSAYSFCMCPGGVVVASSSETGGVVVNGMSGYRRNGPFANSALVATVGPADFAGASPLAGVEFQRELERRAFNAGGGGYLAPAQSLMGFLGKGVGRIHASYRPGVTEYDLVSLLPAPVAATLREGIEYFDRKMRGFISAEATLTGVETRTSAPLRIVRGEDLQSKSHNGLYPTGEGAGYAGGIMSAALDGIRVADAIAARIAAGR
- a CDS encoding response regulator; the encoded protein is MTAESRGRILLVDDDKFFLKVMSDAFTGADFAVVTAEDGLCGVEAYAAGDFDVVILDLIMPRMGGVSASLEMGRLAREPEPIFILLTSMFQGAPHEHPIPEMGAKVHIPKSTSPLDIVIIVEQLLERKRRGAGAA